One genomic segment of Nilaparvata lugens isolate BPH chromosome Y, ASM1435652v1, whole genome shotgun sequence includes these proteins:
- the LOC111051689 gene encoding uncharacterized protein LOC111051689, with translation MKTASLTSVRIVIVYTAATVHTAVPVYTAVSVYTAAPSYTTVPVCATFLVICATLSLCIVTDPLEIVSTAMKNCSFLRGGYVTANITSAVSFLYLSKLPNAVRAKFENSLGPDDLPAFDHLMKFISNQEKSLEVTAINEVSEQLSSASYTAIPTAKVKTEDHSQVVKPQFTENKSGSNLCVLCNIPHPLYKCERFRKEPINKRMDIVKQNRRCFGCLGSHLKAKCNSLSSCRACKSIHHHTLLCKNNESSQSFLIAERRPDRYPSGSHNRPTISSYQPASTSGGASCRSPPPGFEPMSTQRFTDNIHSSQYVSNSCCTDSRIPKNTTSPSRSSSSPFGTAPVTNISTPTRSSSTGMPDTFSGCAQVKAVHASALLGTAIVAVVDQYNRSQLLRAVLDCGSMRSIITTRAAQQLGITIMPARIQINGISEQATAVKGTTHLTLLSRPQFNTFLQTEALVLEQIAGDLPAFPISSELKTSLSHLDLADPGFDQPNRIDLLIGADIYPNVFVSSANAIIPGNPAAFATIFGYVLSGKLNIEDSPAPLHQMQLICTMFAREEPLAEVMNKFWETEDVQINAKLLSPEDELCEQLYESTTYRNDEGRYVVALPFKPSAPVLVSNRKQAYRSHLGLLKRLENSSELKKKYDNFMTEYHELGHLELAKSASDYVIPHHAVFKNKDPTQKIRVVFNASSKDTNGHSLNENLLPGPKLQSNIIQVLTKFRTYKYIVLSDCKQMYRQILLRPEDCRHQHVFWKPNYHEPAKEFELKTVTYGLTSSAYLAQRTLQQLVKDEGEAFPLASKVLTSQTYVDDLLGGSNNFSEAQTLISELIELLSLGSFELRKWNSNTPELIANLPAEFLENQDCMFDDNATAKVLGIVYSPLADNFRYFISPFNGQITKRTVLSFIARVYDPLGWLTPLIMLFKLFMRTLWSQQLAWDTEVPASLRAHWELITAEISRLDNVVIPRLLACNRSTTRLLGFADASEKGFAACIYIHEETENRYVNCRLIAAKSHVAPLKTMTIPRLELMGCLLLARLLSAILPTLSEYDLQEIRLYTDSKTALDWINTPTYKLQIFVANRVQQITQLTKLESWHHVTSANNCADIASRGLTPAEIVSCHDWWHTTNAFRCLATDFPVSNHLVSNIVPEMKTNPLYILATVEEPIENRLYTAIERVSKFGKLCRIFVYILRFVNRIKPARYEYRCKIVKQIETCETPASIDTTACEAEIARKLIVHVVQRDKFQKEITELKAGKCPKHLLTLQPYIDDYDLIRLSGRLEHAPISSEARNPLLLPKNEHVSSLIIRHIHLQNCHAGPRTTQAAVCQQYWIISARNQVRRIIHQCVICNRFCRTNLQQRMAPLPAERVTANRPFNLTGLDFAGPFSCKTSLLKRTQTTKGYLCIFVCLTTKATHLEFLSSMSVNNFIAALHRFIARRGAPHTLFSDNAKTFTSAARKMYELEKLLKTMPSEVKCFLSNYGINWKFIPPYAPHQGGIWEAAVKSAKTLLHRCIGDTALTYEEYDTIFVRIESILNSRPLTELSSEPAEAASVLTPGHFLIGRPLTAPPQPIETKELLVARRWRLTNQMTQYFWNRWSKEYLCTLINRTKWKTAERNLQLNDLVIIKSVNTSPLSWPLGRIIALHPGKDGLVRVVTIKCASGNIVRDIRKVHRII, from the exons ATGAAAACCGCCTCGCTCACATCCGTGAGGATTGTTATTGTCTACACCGCTGCTACTGTCCACACCGCCGTTCCTGTCTACACTGCTGTTTCTGTCTACACCGCTGCTCCTAGCTACACCACTGTTCCTGTCTGCGCCACCTTTCTGGTCATTTGTGCAACGCTCTCACTGTGTATTGTCACCGACCCGCTGGAGATTGTTTCCACCGCTATGAAAAACTGTTCGTTTTTGAGGGGGGGGTATGTTACCGCCAATATAACTTCGGCAGTTTCCTTTTTATATCTGTCG AAATTGCCTAACGCTGTAAGAGCCAAATTTGAGAATTCTTTGGGCCCTGACGACTTACCTGCTTTTGACCACCTGATGAAATTCATTTCCAACCAAGAAAAATCGCTGGAGGTAACCGCCATCAATGAGGTGAGCGAACAGTTATCTAGTGCTAGTTACACCGCTATACCAACCGCAAAAGTGAAGACTGAAGATCATTCACAAGTAGTAAAACCGCAATTTACTGAAAACAAAAGTGGCAGCAATCTGTGTGTACTATGCAACATTCCTCATCCATTGTACAAATGTGAGCGCTTTAGGAAGGAACCGATCAACAAACGAATGGATATTGTCAAGCAAAACCGCAGATGCTTCGGATGCCTCGGGTCCCACCTCAAAGCCAAATGCAATTCACTGTCCTCTTGTCGTGCATGTAAATCAATCCATCACCATACCCTGCTATGCAAAAATAATGAGAGTTCACAATCCTTTTTAATTGCTGAACGCCGACCAGATCGCTACCCTTCTGGCTCTCATAATAGGCCTACCATATCTAGTTACCAACCAGCTTCCACCTCTGGAGGTGCTAGCTGTCGCTCCCCGCCACCAGGATTTGAACCAATGTCAACACAGCGGTTTACCGATAACATACACTCATCACAATATGTAAGTAATTCATGTTGTACCGATTCGAGAATCCCGAAAAACACGACCAGTCCCTCACGGTCTTCTTCGTCACCTTTTGGCACAGCGCCTGTGACCAATATCTCAACCCCAACCCGCAGTTCATCCACCGGCATGCCGGACACCTTCAGTGGCTGTGCACAAGTGAAAGCTGTACACGCTTCTGCTTTACTGGGCACCGCTATCGTTGCCGTTGTTGATCAATACAACCGATCACAATTACTACGTGCTGTATTGGATTGTGGCTCCATGAGATCGATTATCACTACCCGAGCTGCCCAGCAACTTGGTATCACCATCATGCCCGCACGCATTCAGATTAATGGTATCTCTGAACAAGCGACCGCTGTAAAAGGTACCACTCATTTGACACTGCTATCTCGACCGCAGTTTAACACCTTTCTCCAAACTGAAGCCCTTGTCTTAGAGCAAATAGCTGGTGACCTACCCGCTTTTCCAATCAGCAGTGAGCTCAAAACCTCACTTTCACATTTGGATCTCGCTGACCCTGGTTTTGACCAACCCAATAGGATAGACCTCTTGATTGGAGCTGACATTTATCCTAATGTATTTGTTTCTTCCGCCAATGCTATTATACCAGGAAATCCCGCTGCCTTCGCCACTATATTTGGCTATGTTCTGAGTGGAAAGCTAAATATTGAGGACTCGCCTGCTCCGCTTCATCAGATGCAACTTATCTGCACCATGTTTGCCCGCGAAGAACCGCTTGCTGAGGTCATGAACAAGTTTTGGGAGACTGAAGATGTCCAAATAAATGCGAAACTCTTATCACCTGAAGATGAACTCTGTGAACAGCTCTATGAGTCCACTACCTACCGCAATGATGAAGGCAGATATGTAGTCGCACTCCCCTTCAAGCCTAGCGCGCCTGTTCTTGTTTCAAACCGCAAGCAAGCTTATCGAAGTCACCTTGGATTATTAAAACGCTTGGAAAATTCTTCGGAACTAAAGAAGAAATACGACAACTTCATGACAGAATATCATGAGCTTGGCCATTTGGAACTTGCCAAATCCGCTTCTGACTATGTGATTCCACACcatgcagtttttaaaaataaggacCCCACTCAGAAAATCAGGGTGGTGTTTAATGCTTCCAGCAAGGATACCAATGGGCATTCACTAAATGAGAATTTGTTACCAGGGCCAAAACTGCAGtccaatattattcaagtattgACCAAATTCCGCACTTACAAGTACATTGTCCTTTCTGATTGCAAGCAGATGTATCGCCAGATTTTGTTAAGGCCTGAAGACTGCCGTCACCAACATGTTTTTTGGAAACCTAATTATCATGAACCTGCAAAAGAATTTGAACTTAAAACCGTAACCTATGGGCTTACTTCCAGTGCTTATTTAGCGCAACGCACATTGCAACAACTTGTCAAGGATGAAGGAGAAGCATTCCCTCTGGCAAGTAAAGTTTTAACAAGTCAAACTTATGTTGATGACCTGCTGGGAGGaagtaacaatttttctgaagCACAAACGCTTATTTCTGAACTGATTGAGTTATTGTCGCTTGGCTCCTTTGAACTTCGGAAATGGAACTCTAATACTCCTGAATTGATCGCTAACTTGCCTGCagaatttttggaaaatcaagATTGTATGTTTGATGACAACGCTACTGCAAAAGTTCTTGGAATTGTCTACAGCCCGCTCGCGGACAACTTTCGCTATTTCATTTCTCCTTTTAATGGGCAAATCACTAAAAGAACCGTTCTATCATTCATCGCTCGAGTCTACGACCCCCTTGGGTGGCTCACTCCTCTCATAATGCTGTTCAAGCTATTCATGCGCACGCTGTGGTCTCAGCAATTAGCTTGGGACACTGAGGTTCCAGCCTCACTTCGAGCTCATTGGGAGCTGATTACCGCTGAAATTTCCCGTTTGGACAATGTTGTAATCCCGCGTTTACTCGCCTGTAACCGCTCTACTACCCGGCTGCTTGGATTCGCCGATGCCTCCGAAAAGGGGTTTGCTGCTTGTATATATATTCATGAAGAGACTGAAAATAGATATGTTAACTGCCGTCTCATAGCCGCCAAAAGTCATGTCGCCCCGCTGAAAACTATGACAATTCCACGCCTGGAATTGATGGGTTGTTTGCTGCTTGCTCGTTTACTATCCGCCATCTTACCTACGCTGTCCGAATATGATTTACAAGAAATTCGACTCTACACCGATTCCAAGACTGCCTTGGATTGGATCAACACACCCACATACAAATTGCAGATTTTTGTTGCCAACAGAGTACAGCAAATTACTCAGTTAACAAAACTTGAGTCATGGCATCACGTTACTTCTGCTAACAACTGTGCAGATATTGCTTCGAGAGGCTTGACTCCCGCTGAAATCGTCTCCTGCCATGATTGGTGGCACACTACCAATGCGTTTCGTTGTCTCGCCACTGACTTTCCCGTGTCCAATCATCTTGTTTCCAACATTGTACCTGAGATGAAAACTAACCCGCTGTACATTCTCGCTACTGTTGAAGAACCAATTGAGAATCGTTTGTATACCGCTATAGAACGTGTATCCAAATTTGGAAAGCTATGTCGTATTTTTGTCTACATACTAAGATTTGTCAACCGCATCAAACCAGCCCGTTATGAATATCGCTGCAAAATAGTCAAACAGATTGAAACCTGTGAAACGCCTGCCTCAATTGACACCACCGCCTGTGAAGCTGAAATAGCTAGAAAACTCATTGTTCATGTTGTGCAACGGGATAAATTTCAGAAGGAAATAACAGAGTTGAAAGCTGGAAAATGTCCTAAGCATCTACTAACGTTGCAACCGTACATTGATGATTACGATTTGATACGCTTATCTGGTCGTCTTGAGCACGCTCCGATTTCTAGTGAAGCTAGAAATCCATTATTGCTGCCGAAAAATGAGCATGTATCCTCACTCATCATTCGACACATACATCTTCAAAATTGTCATGCCGGTCCCCGCACCACACAAGCAGCTGTTTGCCAACAGTATTGGATAATCTCTGCCCGCAATCAAGTTCGCCGCATAATACATCAATGTGTCATTTGTAACCGCTTTTGCCGCACCAACCTACAGCAACGTATGGCCCCGCTACCTGCTGAACGAGTCACCGCCAATAGACCATTCAATTTAACTGGCTTGGACTTTGCTGGTCCTTTCTCATGCAAAACATCTTTATTGAAACGCACACAAACAACAAAAGGTTATCTGTGCATATTTGTATGTTTGACCACCAAAGCTACTCATCTAGAGTTCCTGTCCTCGATGTCTGTCAACAACTTCATCGCCGCTCTACACCGATTTATTGCCCGCAGAGGTGCGCCGCACACTCTGTTTTCAGACAACGCTAAGACTTTCACATCCGCCGCAAGAAAAATGTATGAGTTAGAAAAACTCTTGAAGACGATGCCCTCTGAAGTGAAGTGCTTTCTGTCTAACTACGGCATAAACTGGAAGTTCATTCCCCCTTATGCTCCGCATCAAGGAGGCATATGGGAAGCCGCCGTCAAATCCGCCAAAACACTGCTACACCGCTGTATTGGGGACACAGCTCTTACATACGAAGAGTATGACACCATTTTCGTTAgaattgaaagtattctaaataGTCGACCGCTTACAGAATTGTCCTCTGAACCTGCTGAAGCTGCCTCCGTGCTCACTCCCGGGCACTTCCTAATTGGTAGACCTCTTACCGCACCACCGCAACCCATAGAGACGAAGGAACTATTGGTCGCACGCCGCTGGAGACTTACAAACCAAATGACCCAATATTTCTGGAATCGCTGGTCCAAGGAGTACCTATGCACCTTGATCAATCGCACAAAATGGAAAACCGCTGAAAGAAACTTGCAACTTAACGATTTGGTCATAATCAAATCTGTCAACACCTCTCCTCTCAGCTGGCCGTTAGGCAGGATTATTGCGCTACACCCTGGTAAAGATGGACTAGTACGTGTAGTCACTATCAAATGCGCATCTGGGAACATTGTTCGAGACATACGCAAAGTTCACCGCATCATTTGA